A single region of the Candidatus Protochlamydia amoebophila UWE25 genome encodes:
- a CDS encoding dodecin domain-containing protein — MIQSAVTEAAMTLHSIKQDNVQHSVGIVENTNILKYRVNLHLSSVIEDY; from the coding sequence GTGATTCAATCGGCTGTAACAGAAGCTGCTATGACGTTGCATAGCATTAAACAAGATAATGTTCAGCATAGCGTGGGAATCGTTGAAAACACTAACATTTTAAAATATCGTGTCAATTTACATCTCAGTTCTGTCATTGAGGATTATTAG
- a CDS encoding CsbD family protein, giving the protein MNKDQIEGEWKNIKGIVKEKWGKLTDNDLTEINGQREQMLGKLQSLYGYSKEQAEKEWKDFQDKHR; this is encoded by the coding sequence ATGAATAAAGATCAGATTGAAGGGGAATGGAAAAATATTAAAGGAATAGTCAAAGAAAAATGGGGCAAGCTAACCGATAATGATTTGACAGAAATCAATGGACAAAGAGAGCAAATGCTTGGTAAGCTTCAAAGCTTATATGGTTATAGTAAAGAGCAGGCTGAAAAAGAATGGAAAGATTTCCAAGATAAGCATAGATAG
- a CDS encoding efflux RND transporter permease subunit: protein MNLPDLSVKRPVFISMIMLALVVFGTIAFKELGVDLFPKIDFPVITVISTLPGADPETMEKSVTEIIEEAVSNISSIKHLRSTSAEGISQIIVEFDLDKNVNIAYQEVQAKIGTVRQELPNDLKDIIIEKFDIDSAPIMAVVLSGDQPIEELSKIANKTIKDSLQQVPGVGQIKIVGKQDRNIWIYLDPYKLEGMHLSVQDVIQAIKNQHLEFPGGRIETGKIELPVKIKAEFDQSQNLSSIVVAYQNGYPIKISDIGTIVDGLEEQRTLARLNEKQAIALVIRRQSGTNTVNVAHAVKKELERLKPELAAQGIHTEIAQDLSVFIEHSIEEIEFHLLFGGALAILIVFLFLRNFRITLISALAIPISVMATFMLLNWMNFTLNTMTMLALSLSIGILIDDAIVVVENIFRHFKQGKNAEEAAKIGTREIALAAFAITMSIVAVFLPVAFMKGMIGRFFYQFGLTVTFAVLLSLFVAFSLTPMLAAKFLKPSKSNHFLSKWIGKALYCLDQIYESLLIKALKFYKTSLFIAFFLLGMTIYLSQYIRSEFVPLEDQSEFFINVRTPLGSSLSVTDQALKNIRAQIQDNDWFKYSFSTIGNDSFNKVNEGGIYVKMTDKGTRTISQMDAMKWVREKLTNLENMKISVEPVEAISGGGARNAAIQLDIKGHNLGKIDEIAQNLIAILQGYEGYVDLDTSYEKGKPEIEIHIKRDQAFALGVAPSTIAQSVKPLIGGSDISKFRADGERCNITVRLKEAFRNKTKDLLNLSVRNDQGQLMKLNHFIDVQEKQGPVQIDRYNRFRIVSVYSNLQSEKKVLGEAINEIQSAIQSMNLPAGYSVQLSGHAESMNESFENLLFALFLALVVVYMVLASQFESFIQPLIIMLSVPFSMIGALGILVITQSTLSIFTIIGIIMLMGMVTKNAILLIDYINLLRSKDGLDIRTAILRAAPTRLHPIMMTTLAMVFGMLPIALSNGPGSESRAPMALAIIGGLVSSMFLTLIIVPVMYYMLDNGINFFTNLFKRKKQ, encoded by the coding sequence GTGAACTTACCTGACCTTTCTGTTAAAAGACCTGTTTTCATTTCCATGATTATGCTAGCTCTTGTTGTATTTGGAACGATTGCTTTTAAGGAATTGGGCGTAGATCTATTTCCTAAAATAGACTTTCCTGTAATTACAGTAATTTCCACTCTTCCTGGTGCAGATCCAGAAACAATGGAAAAATCTGTCACAGAAATCATTGAAGAGGCTGTTTCTAACATCAGTTCTATTAAGCATCTCCGTTCTACAAGTGCCGAGGGAATTTCACAAATTATCGTCGAGTTTGATTTAGATAAAAATGTAAATATTGCTTATCAAGAAGTACAAGCTAAAATTGGAACAGTTCGACAAGAGTTGCCCAATGATTTAAAAGATATTATTATTGAAAAATTTGACATCGATTCCGCTCCAATTATGGCCGTGGTTCTTTCTGGAGATCAACCTATTGAAGAACTTTCGAAAATTGCTAACAAAACAATAAAAGACTCTCTGCAGCAAGTACCAGGTGTCGGTCAAATCAAGATTGTTGGAAAGCAAGATCGAAATATCTGGATTTATTTGGATCCCTATAAATTGGAAGGCATGCATCTGTCTGTTCAAGATGTGATACAAGCCATCAAAAATCAACATTTAGAATTTCCGGGCGGACGTATTGAAACCGGTAAAATTGAACTTCCCGTCAAAATCAAAGCTGAATTTGATCAATCTCAAAATCTTTCTTCTATTGTCGTTGCTTATCAAAATGGCTATCCCATCAAAATATCGGATATAGGTACTATAGTAGATGGATTAGAAGAGCAACGAACGCTTGCGCGTTTAAATGAAAAACAAGCCATTGCTTTAGTTATCCGAAGGCAATCCGGAACAAATACAGTCAATGTCGCTCATGCAGTAAAAAAAGAGCTCGAAAGATTAAAACCTGAATTAGCTGCTCAAGGTATTCACACAGAAATTGCGCAAGATCTTTCAGTTTTTATTGAACATTCAATCGAAGAAATTGAATTTCACTTACTTTTTGGAGGCGCCCTAGCCATTTTGATTGTTTTTCTTTTTTTAAGAAACTTTCGCATCACGTTAATTAGTGCTCTTGCTATTCCCATCAGTGTCATGGCAACTTTTATGCTGCTTAATTGGATGAATTTCACTTTAAATACAATGACAATGTTGGCTCTTTCTTTATCAATCGGGATTTTAATTGACGATGCAATTGTCGTCGTAGAAAATATCTTCCGCCATTTTAAACAGGGTAAAAATGCAGAGGAAGCCGCCAAAATTGGAACCCGAGAAATAGCTCTTGCAGCCTTTGCGATTACGATGTCTATTGTAGCGGTTTTTTTACCCGTCGCATTTATGAAAGGAATGATTGGACGTTTTTTCTACCAGTTTGGTCTCACTGTCACATTTGCAGTTTTATTAAGTCTTTTTGTTGCATTTTCCTTAACTCCCATGCTTGCTGCAAAATTTTTGAAACCATCCAAATCGAATCATTTTTTGTCAAAATGGATTGGAAAAGCTTTATATTGTTTAGATCAAATTTATGAATCTCTTTTAATAAAGGCTTTAAAATTTTATAAAACTTCTTTATTTATCGCTTTTTTTTTATTAGGAATGACTATTTACTTAAGTCAATATATTCGATCAGAATTCGTTCCACTAGAAGATCAAAGTGAATTTTTCATCAATGTTCGAACACCTCTTGGATCTTCTTTATCTGTCACCGACCAAGCATTAAAAAATATCCGTGCTCAAATACAAGACAATGATTGGTTTAAATATAGCTTCTCCACCATCGGTAATGACAGCTTTAACAAAGTTAATGAAGGCGGTATTTATGTCAAAATGACAGATAAAGGAACAAGAACAATTTCTCAAATGGATGCGATGAAATGGGTGAGAGAAAAGTTAACGAATCTCGAAAATATGAAAATCAGCGTTGAACCTGTTGAAGCCATTTCTGGTGGCGGAGCAAGAAATGCAGCGATTCAATTAGATATTAAAGGGCACAACTTAGGCAAAATTGATGAAATTGCTCAAAATCTTATCGCAATTTTACAAGGCTATGAAGGTTACGTTGATTTAGATACTTCTTATGAAAAAGGCAAACCTGAAATAGAAATACATATTAAACGTGATCAAGCTTTTGCATTAGGTGTTGCTCCTTCTACCATTGCTCAATCAGTGAAACCTTTAATTGGTGGATCAGATATTAGTAAGTTTAGAGCAGATGGAGAACGCTGCAACATTACTGTTCGTTTAAAAGAAGCTTTTAGGAACAAAACTAAAGATTTACTTAATTTATCTGTTCGCAATGACCAAGGACAATTAATGAAACTTAACCATTTCATCGATGTACAGGAAAAGCAAGGCCCTGTTCAAATTGATCGCTATAACCGATTTAGGATAGTTTCAGTTTATAGTAATTTACAAAGCGAAAAAAAAGTTTTAGGTGAGGCTATTAACGAAATTCAATCAGCGATTCAATCCATGAACCTTCCTGCAGGCTATAGCGTCCAGCTTTCTGGCCATGCTGAATCTATGAACGAATCATTCGAAAATCTCCTCTTCGCACTTTTTCTAGCCCTTGTCGTTGTATACATGGTTTTAGCGTCGCAATTTGAAAGTTTTATTCAGCCCTTAATCATTATGCTTTCAGTCCCCTTTTCAATGATCGGAGCTCTAGGTATTTTGGTTATTACTCAATCGACCTTAAGCATTTTTACTATTATAGGAATCATTATGCTAATGGGAATGGTGACAAAAAATGCGATCCTTTTGATTGATTATATCAATTTGCTTAGATCAAAAGATGGCTTGGATATTCGTACAGCGATTTTACGAGCTGCCCCCACCCGTTTGCATCCAATCATGATGACAACGTTGGCTATGGTATTTGGAATGTTACCCATTGCATTGAGTAACGGGCCCGGCTCTGAGTCGCGGGCTCCCATGGCTTTAGCAATTATTGGAGGATTAGTATCTTCGATGTTTTTGACTTTAATCATCGTACCAGTCATGTACTACATGCTAGATAATGGAATAAACTTTTTTACCAACTTATTTAAACGAAAAAAACAATAG
- a CDS encoding efflux RND transporter periplasmic adaptor subunit, whose protein sequence is MLNLHQMFKAIILGACYFFFQQSVLATDFSTVGNIYPSSKSVVGSQVSGRVDQIYVEVGHEVKKGDPLLALDPTFFQIDVSKQTTTLECSKIEHTDAEINYQRMKRLWEKNEGKTPSISLKKFEEAKTIYEKSLASVKGNEEELRRVKKHLAETIIKAPFDGVITKRFVDLGESIASVPTTALFEIQSISPVYLEFSVPQVYLNLVHIGTPIQFEIEGTDHSNYQAKIDLIHPCLDENTRSVRCRVVLSNENKKFLPGSFAKIMIKGNSL, encoded by the coding sequence ATGTTAAATCTTCATCAAATGTTTAAAGCGATCATATTGGGCGCTTGTTATTTCTTTTTTCAACAATCTGTTCTTGCTACGGATTTCTCTACTGTTGGAAATATTTATCCTTCTTCAAAAAGTGTTGTTGGAAGTCAAGTTTCGGGAAGAGTCGATCAAATTTATGTCGAAGTTGGACATGAAGTCAAAAAAGGAGATCCGCTTCTTGCTCTTGATCCAACTTTTTTTCAAATTGATGTATCAAAACAAACAACCACCTTAGAATGTTCAAAAATTGAACATACAGATGCCGAAATCAATTATCAAAGAATGAAAAGGCTTTGGGAGAAAAATGAAGGGAAAACACCTTCTATTTCGCTAAAAAAATTCGAAGAAGCAAAAACCATTTATGAAAAATCGCTTGCCTCAGTAAAAGGAAATGAAGAAGAGTTGCGAAGAGTCAAAAAGCACCTTGCAGAAACAATCATTAAAGCTCCTTTTGATGGCGTTATCACTAAAAGATTTGTAGATCTAGGCGAATCCATTGCTTCAGTTCCTACAACAGCTCTTTTTGAAATCCAATCAATTAGCCCTGTTTATTTAGAATTTTCAGTTCCTCAAGTTTATTTGAACTTAGTTCATATCGGTACCCCCATCCAATTTGAAATTGAAGGAACTGATCACTCAAATTACCAAGCAAAAATTGATCTCATTCACCCTTGTTTAGATGAGAATACTCGATCAGTTCGTTGCAGAGTTGTTCTAAGTAATGAAAATAAAAAATTCTTACCTGGATCTTTTGCTAAAATCATGATAAAAGGAAACTCGCTGTGA
- a CDS encoding TolC family protein: protein MHVYFLFFSVLVTLLSPLSLVAKLTLEECQTIALENGEKKTIADLQALIAYDRIDEARSTGRPKLNIHGDYMTSGETKHWRHNTRNRHVKVSLVIPICNFGLTKEAVKSQKNLYQSSLHSLDQIKQDILHAVSEAYFELLIFQKLEWIVEESIRSLHRQIEVTQDFLNQGLIHRNEALLFEVQLAQFQQNSMEAKLNTKLATERLNRLMNKNLDNLIEIEDILTFTNQEICLDNLIEAAKLNHPQLLALSAQIQAVKHGYRSEKATLYPNLYAFSNYSNTSDYTLPYRQGLDAGIAIDLSLYDGGYTYAKLRRIKKELSQLEWRYQELERDIELNIRSSFLAIQTALGKIPVAQTGVTLAEENLAITQNLFEEGLVTNLDVVHDHENLLEARVSYFKTLYTYHKSRANLIHSAGMMHKKGYL from the coding sequence ATGCATGTCTATTTTTTATTTTTTTCAGTGCTAGTAACTTTGTTATCTCCCCTGTCTCTTGTAGCTAAACTTACTTTGGAAGAATGTCAAACAATCGCTCTTGAGAACGGAGAAAAAAAAACAATTGCAGATCTTCAAGCTTTAATTGCTTATGATCGAATTGATGAAGCACGAAGCACCGGTCGTCCTAAGTTAAATATTCATGGCGATTATATGACCTCTGGAGAAACTAAACACTGGCGACATAATACACGAAATAGACATGTCAAAGTTTCTCTTGTGATTCCAATTTGTAATTTTGGGTTAACTAAAGAGGCTGTTAAATCTCAGAAAAATCTTTATCAGTCTTCTCTTCATTCTTTAGACCAAATCAAGCAAGACATTCTGCATGCAGTTAGTGAGGCTTATTTTGAATTATTAATTTTTCAAAAGCTTGAATGGATTGTTGAAGAGTCTATTCGATCATTGCATAGGCAAATCGAAGTAACCCAAGATTTTCTAAATCAAGGATTAATACATAGAAATGAAGCTTTATTATTCGAAGTTCAATTGGCACAATTTCAACAAAATTCCATGGAAGCTAAACTTAACACGAAATTAGCGACTGAAAGGCTTAATCGACTGATGAATAAAAATTTAGATAATTTAATTGAAATTGAAGATATTTTGACTTTTACAAATCAGGAAATTTGCCTAGACAATTTAATCGAAGCGGCTAAACTTAACCATCCTCAACTTTTAGCCTTATCCGCACAAATCCAAGCAGTTAAACATGGGTATCGTTCTGAAAAAGCAACCTTATATCCAAATTTGTATGCTTTTTCCAATTACAGTAATACCTCTGATTATACGCTTCCTTATCGTCAAGGATTAGATGCAGGAATTGCTATTGATCTATCTTTGTACGATGGAGGTTATACCTACGCCAAACTCCGCAGAATAAAAAAAGAATTAAGTCAATTAGAGTGGCGTTATCAAGAACTTGAAAGAGATATCGAGTTAAATATCCGCTCCTCTTTTTTAGCCATTCAAACCGCCCTCGGAAAAATCCCCGTTGCTCAAACAGGAGTTACTTTAGCAGAAGAAAATCTCGCAATCACTCAAAATTTATTCGAAGAGGGATTGGTGACTAATCTTGACGTGGTACATGATCATGAAAATTTATTAGAAGCACGAGTAAGCTATTTTAAAACGCTTTATACATATCACAAATCAAGGGCTAATTTGATCCATTCAGCAGGAATGATGCATAAAAAAGGATATCTCTAA
- a CDS encoding LptF/LptG family permease, which produces MFRSIWERYFVSEFIKVFLLFLVCFYGLYVLIDYASHTSALPHHHIQLRIRELIRYYLFILASRAEILIPLALLIAFIKTVCTLNTHQELVALMAGGIKLKTLMRPFLMIALAFVCLLYLNEQFVLPSTLKKLRHLENATKHQKKRQLPEITVKHVVLEDRSLLLYQNYDSEKEEFFDVYWIESIDSIYRAKYLCPNKEIPVGYFVDHLLRQPNGELLQQQAYSQYEFKNLLFNQELLQSAILDPDILPLTNLFFQQPSLFANLSEKESKIATAFYWKLLMPWLCLLAILAPAPSCVRFSRQIPIFFIYIYSLFGLIAFYMLMDAAQVLAKRQVLPPIWAIGLPFILVFSFYSYRFARLK; this is translated from the coding sequence ATGTTTAGAAGCATTTGGGAAAGATATTTTGTCAGTGAATTTATTAAAGTTTTTCTTCTTTTTTTAGTTTGTTTTTATGGTCTGTATGTTCTCATTGACTATGCAAGTCATACAAGTGCTCTTCCACATCATCATATACAGCTGCGTATACGAGAACTCATTCGCTATTATCTTTTTATTCTAGCGAGTCGAGCGGAAATTCTCATTCCGCTTGCTTTATTGATTGCATTTATTAAAACAGTTTGTACTTTAAATACTCATCAAGAGTTAGTTGCTCTGATGGCAGGCGGAATCAAACTGAAAACTTTGATGCGTCCTTTTCTTATGATTGCCTTAGCATTTGTTTGCTTACTTTATCTAAATGAACAGTTTGTTTTGCCTTCCACCCTTAAAAAATTACGCCATCTCGAAAACGCAACAAAGCACCAAAAAAAACGGCAATTGCCGGAAATTACCGTTAAACATGTCGTTCTAGAAGATAGATCTCTTTTACTTTATCAAAATTATGATAGTGAAAAAGAAGAATTTTTTGATGTGTACTGGATTGAATCGATCGATAGTATTTATCGAGCCAAATATTTATGCCCAAATAAAGAAATACCTGTCGGTTATTTTGTTGATCATCTTTTAAGACAGCCTAACGGCGAACTATTACAACAACAGGCATATAGTCAATATGAATTTAAAAATTTGCTATTTAATCAAGAACTTTTGCAATCTGCTATTTTAGATCCCGATATTTTGCCTTTAACAAATCTATTTTTTCAACAGCCCAGTCTTTTCGCCAACTTAAGTGAAAAAGAAAGCAAAATTGCGACTGCATTTTACTGGAAACTTCTCATGCCTTGGCTTTGTCTGCTAGCGATTTTAGCACCAGCTCCTTCTTGCGTTCGCTTTTCGCGCCAGATACCTATTTTCTTTATTTATATTTATTCTCTATTTGGCCTAATTGCTTTTTATATGCTTATGGATGCGGCCCAAGTGTTAGCTAAAAGGCAAGTTCTTCCTCCTATTTGGGCTATAGGCTTACCTTTTATTCTTGTATTCAGCTTTTATAGTTATCGCTTTGCCCGCTTGAAATAA
- a CDS encoding LptF/LptG family permease, giving the protein MIPILWRYSINHFLKIVFACVFAFISILLTMRLDEIANFAALGAPISYILLFAFYQIPYILPIALPLSCLIASLIFVQRLSNTHELTALRACGFALKDLLAPILLTAAFLTIFNFWIVSEVATQTHLQTNILKSELRSINPLLLLNNKHLMRLKGLYFDSLGPSRVGEMATDAVFAIPSQHHQRINLFIAKQLKASSSIFTAQGATLLTTTSLNQENTFDDLLIENMKKSTTHVEDFSQILQKKVWTVNNDYLKLPLLLIRAQEQKQALRQAKLENKKPVIVKDLKGQFHKSLSEIAKRSSIAFAVISFTLMGTAFGMNISRQRKHKNLLIVIILTTFYLTTFFLAKGLDQQFYLSFALYLLPLILIDIISLWTLNRISNGIE; this is encoded by the coding sequence GTGATCCCTATTTTGTGGCGTTACTCCATTAACCATTTTTTAAAAATTGTTTTCGCTTGCGTCTTTGCATTCATTTCGATTTTACTTACAATGCGTTTGGATGAAATCGCCAACTTCGCTGCATTAGGAGCTCCGATTTCTTACATTTTATTGTTTGCGTTTTATCAAATACCTTATATACTTCCTATAGCACTTCCTCTTTCATGTTTGATTGCCTCTCTGATTTTTGTTCAGCGCCTTTCTAATACACATGAATTAACAGCTTTACGTGCTTGCGGTTTTGCTTTAAAAGATCTTCTTGCGCCCATTTTATTAACAGCCGCCTTTCTCACAATTTTCAATTTTTGGATAGTTTCCGAAGTCGCTACGCAAACTCACCTTCAAACAAATATTCTTAAAAGTGAACTCCGTTCGATTAATCCTTTACTGCTTCTCAATAATAAGCATCTAATGAGGCTTAAAGGGCTCTATTTTGACTCTCTAGGCCCTTCTCGGGTAGGAGAAATGGCTACCGATGCTGTTTTTGCGATTCCAAGTCAGCACCATCAAAGAATTAACTTATTCATTGCAAAACAACTTAAAGCATCTTCTTCTATTTTTACTGCTCAAGGAGCCACGTTGTTAACAACAACATCTCTCAATCAAGAGAACACTTTTGATGACTTGTTGATTGAAAATATGAAAAAATCTACTACCCATGTCGAGGATTTTTCTCAAATCTTGCAAAAAAAAGTCTGGACTGTGAATAATGACTATCTTAAGCTCCCTTTGCTTTTAATTCGCGCTCAGGAACAGAAGCAGGCACTTCGCCAAGCAAAATTAGAAAATAAAAAACCTGTTATTGTCAAAGATTTAAAAGGGCAATTTCATAAAAGCCTTTCAGAAATCGCTAAACGGTCATCAATTGCTTTTGCTGTGATAAGTTTCACACTTATGGGAACTGCTTTTGGAATGAATATTAGCCGGCAACGTAAACATAAAAATTTATTGATCGTTATAATCCTAACAACATTTTATCTGACAACTTTTTTTTTGGCTAAGGGATTAGATCAACAGTTTTATCTTTCTTTCGCTTTATATCTTTTACCTCTCATCCTAATCGATATCATTTCACTTTGGACACTCAATCGAATTAGCAATGGAATTGAATAA
- a CDS encoding DUF4339 domain-containing protein — protein sequence MKQEWYISINGFKEGPFSPSELKADVRVNPDTLVWKKGFKEWVQIRFIKELESVFKDEPLSSNHEIGREPLPSKLVDEEGTLTIQQDPFPFLLWILILLLSLIYVLYLLKK from the coding sequence GTGAAACAAGAATGGTATATTTCCATTAATGGATTTAAAGAAGGCCCTTTTAGTCCTAGTGAGCTTAAAGCAGATGTGCGCGTTAATCCGGATACTTTAGTTTGGAAGAAAGGATTTAAGGAATGGGTTCAAATACGTTTTATCAAAGAACTGGAATCCGTATTTAAGGATGAGCCTTTATCATCTAATCACGAAATTGGAAGAGAACCTTTACCTTCAAAATTGGTTGATGAAGAGGGAACGTTAACTATTCAACAGGATCCTTTTCCATTTTTACTTTGGATTTTGATTTTGCTTCTATCTTTAATTTATGTCTTGTATTTGCTTAAAAAATGA
- the tilS gene encoding tRNA lysidine(34) synthetase TilS, translated as MINQVKRFIKKYCKSTQPLLLALSGGADSLSLFYCLLACRLEGILSFHVAHVDHGWREESAKEATILKNLAEQHQVPYHQLKIDLSQLAGNLEDACRKQRQKFFKEICLQNNLQAVCLGHQENDQVETVLKRILEGSHWSHFDGLKERMWHDQVQFLRPLLGIQKDEILAFLKGNQLKAFEDGTNCDERFMRARMRRTIIPDLNRSFGKKIDNSLVYIASEMSELKNFFLGRVSPLLGQIVKGPFGVYLNLANHPSIDLVEIKYLLRLISEQELFFLSRQILQRASEAIEKLEPQLSFEMGTKKIVIDRGHFFILSKKTACKNPNLQISGSSLQYYGKWMIKTNESFYHQNLQASTWLDGWRGYLKTYLPLDKYVLGQASKHAKLLRHHSTINKWWSSHHVPPFLRSFFPVIWQHNEIAHEFLTGLERQNLQEGEKCLQIELSYLT; from the coding sequence GTGATTAATCAAGTTAAAAGATTTATCAAAAAGTATTGTAAATCAACACAGCCACTTCTATTAGCTCTTTCAGGAGGTGCTGACTCTCTTTCTCTTTTTTATTGTTTACTTGCTTGCCGATTAGAAGGAATTCTCTCTTTTCATGTTGCTCATGTTGATCATGGTTGGCGTGAAGAGAGTGCCAAGGAAGCAACCATATTGAAAAATTTAGCAGAGCAACACCAAGTTCCTTATCATCAGCTGAAAATCGATCTCTCACAATTAGCTGGAAATTTAGAAGATGCCTGTCGAAAACAACGGCAGAAATTTTTTAAGGAAATTTGCCTGCAAAATAATTTACAAGCTGTTTGTCTAGGACATCAAGAAAATGATCAAGTGGAGACTGTTTTAAAAAGAATTTTAGAGGGATCTCACTGGTCTCATTTTGACGGATTAAAAGAGAGAATGTGGCACGATCAAGTCCAGTTTTTACGTCCTTTACTAGGAATTCAGAAAGATGAGATTTTAGCTTTTCTGAAAGGAAATCAACTCAAAGCGTTTGAAGATGGGACAAATTGTGACGAAAGATTTATGAGAGCTCGCATGCGACGAACTATTATTCCAGACTTAAATCGATCCTTTGGGAAGAAAATAGACAACTCATTAGTTTACATTGCATCTGAAATGAGTGAATTAAAAAATTTTTTTTTAGGCCGAGTGTCTCCTTTACTAGGTCAGATCGTTAAAGGTCCTTTTGGAGTCTATTTAAATTTAGCCAACCATCCCTCTATAGATCTGGTTGAAATCAAGTATCTTTTACGTTTAATCAGCGAACAAGAATTATTTTTTCTATCTCGACAAATCCTTCAAAGAGCATCAGAGGCAATTGAAAAGTTGGAGCCCCAACTAAGTTTTGAGATGGGAACGAAAAAAATCGTTATCGATCGAGGACATTTTTTTATTCTTTCAAAAAAAACTGCATGTAAGAATCCAAACTTGCAAATTTCTGGCTCTAGCCTTCAGTATTATGGGAAATGGATGATAAAAACGAATGAGAGTTTCTATCATCAAAATTTACAAGCTTCAACTTGGTTAGATGGTTGGCGTGGTTATTTAAAAACATATCTTCCTCTGGATAAGTATGTATTAGGGCAGGCCTCTAAACACGCCAAACTTTTAAGACATCACTCCACAATCAATAAATGGTGGAGTTCGCATCACGTTCCTCCCTTTTTACGCTCTTTTTTTCCAGTAATTTGGCAACATAATGAAATTGCTCATGAATTTTTAACTGGTTTAGAAAGACAAAATTTGCAAGAAGGAGAAAAATGTTTGCAAATAGAATTAAGTTATCTTACATAA